The bacterium BMS3Abin14 genome has a window encoding:
- the ilvE gene encoding branched-chain-amino-acid aminotransferase, with protein MVAPVAKIWMNGEMVDWADAQVHVLTHTLHYGMGFFEGIRFYKTPEGPGIFRLKDHVRRLYDSCKICRIKVPYDWDTIWNAHLDIVRVNGLDDGYIRPVVYLKDGPMGLMVQQDHPVGVFIASWSWRAYLGEEGLKKGIRTKISSFARNHVNSQMTKGKVNGAYVNSILSKMEAHQAGYDETIMLDTDGYVSEGSSENLFIVRDGEIRTTSLTSILKGITRDTVFTLAEELGYRVTEARFTRDELYVADEAFFTGTAAEITPIREVDDRTIGDGKPGPVTRAIQDAYFKAVHGKDPNHRVWVTVV; from the coding sequence ATGGTTGCACCGGTGGCTAAAATCTGGATGAACGGCGAGATGGTCGACTGGGCCGACGCCCAGGTCCATGTGCTGACCCATACCCTGCACTATGGTATGGGGTTTTTTGAGGGTATCCGCTTTTATAAAACGCCGGAGGGCCCCGGGATATTTCGCCTGAAGGATCATGTGAGGAGGCTCTACGATTCCTGTAAAATATGCAGGATAAAGGTTCCCTATGACTGGGACACGATCTGGAATGCCCATCTGGATATCGTCCGTGTCAACGGGCTCGATGACGGTTATATCAGACCCGTGGTCTACCTGAAGGACGGTCCCATGGGCCTCATGGTTCAGCAGGACCATCCGGTGGGTGTCTTCATCGCCAGCTGGTCCTGGAGGGCCTACCTGGGCGAGGAAGGGCTGAAGAAAGGCATCCGGACCAAGATCTCCTCCTTTGCGCGCAACCATGTCAACAGCCAGATGACAAAGGGCAAGGTAAACGGGGCCTATGTCAACTCCATCCTGTCCAAGATGGAGGCGCATCAGGCCGGTTACGACGAGACGATCATGCTCGATACCGATGGGTACGTCAGCGAGGGGAGCAGTGAGAACCTGTTTATCGTCCGGGACGGGGAGATCAGGACAACATCCCTGACCTCCATTCTCAAGGGGATCACCAGGGATACGGTCTTCACCCTCGCTGAGGAGTTGGGCTACCGGGTTACGGAGGCCAGGTTCACCAGGGATGAGCTGTACGTGGCGGACGAGGCATTTTTCACCGGTACAGCCGCCGAGATTACCCCCATACGGGAGGTGGATGACAGGACAATCGGAGATGGGAAGCCGGGGCCTGTGACCCGGGCCATTCAGGACGCCTACTTCAAGGCTGTCCACGGGAAAGACCCGAACCACCGGGTCTGGGTAACGGTTGTCTAG
- the polA gene encoding DNA polymerase I, which yields MSSLYLIDGSSYIYRAYHAIRGLSTRDGFPTNAVFGFANMLLKILRDHQPAYIAIVLDSKGPTFRHERYPQYKANRPPMPEDLRVQLPRIEELIDAFNIPALRKEGVEADDIIATLVKRWAGEVDGTVVVSSDKDLMQLVSGRVRMLDTMKDRWIGVQEVRERFGVDPGRVPDALALAGDTSDNVPGLPGVGPKTAGKLISTYGTLEGLIERKDEVEGKVGRNLASGVDAIRLALSLVTLDRDVDIHVTMDDLAARGPDAESLRAIFQELGFTSLIKGLASQTSLSREGYRIIDSEEELIELAGRLQTADLLAVDTETTDKDPMKARLVGISLSWEPGMAAYIPLTHSYLGAPRQIPEHRAMEILGPVLADPHIHKVGQNIKYDMKVLERSGWSLEGVRWDTMVASYLVNPSRRSHSLSEISAERLSHTMISYDDVTGKGKNRISFSEVPVEEAGIYSCEDADVTLRALKPLMDDLEKIKLLDLFRNVEMPLVHVLKEMEMTGVLLDARLLQDLSSGLSGKLRDLEEKIHMEAGSPFNIGSPKQLAHVLFEVLQLPVLKKTKTGYSTNSDVLLELSLKHHLPAMVLEYRSMAKLKSTYLDALPVLIHPETGRVHTSFNQTATATGRLSSSNPNLQNIPIRTQLGRRIRHAFIAPEGSFLLSADYSQIELRILAHLSGDAELLEAFGKGEDVHARTARQVLGAGERVEPELRRRAKVINFGIIYGMSAFGLSKELGVHPKEAAQIIDEYFGVYSGVKAYIDRTLEEARTNGYVETAMNRRRYIPELSSNNPNQRQLGERMAVNTPIQGSAADLIKVAMISIHRELAERTPEARMILQVHDELVFEVPEDHLARACEIVRAGMENAAALRVPLVVDLGTGANWADAH from the coding sequence TTGTCTAGCCTCTACCTCATTGACGGCAGTTCCTATATCTACCGGGCCTATCACGCCATCCGCGGCCTGTCCACGAGGGATGGCTTTCCCACGAATGCCGTGTTCGGCTTCGCCAATATGCTGCTGAAGATCCTGCGGGATCATCAGCCAGCCTACATTGCCATAGTTCTGGATTCCAAAGGGCCCACCTTCCGCCATGAACGATATCCGCAATACAAGGCCAACCGCCCCCCCATGCCCGAGGATCTCAGGGTTCAGCTGCCGCGTATTGAAGAGCTTATCGACGCGTTCAATATTCCCGCTCTGAGGAAGGAGGGGGTCGAGGCAGACGATATCATCGCCACGCTGGTAAAGCGCTGGGCCGGGGAGGTGGACGGTACAGTTGTCGTTTCGTCGGACAAGGATCTAATGCAGCTGGTCTCGGGGCGTGTGCGCATGCTCGACACCATGAAGGATAGATGGATCGGGGTCCAGGAGGTCCGGGAGCGTTTTGGCGTGGATCCTGGACGGGTCCCGGATGCCCTCGCTCTGGCGGGAGACACGAGCGACAATGTTCCGGGTCTGCCGGGCGTTGGCCCGAAAACCGCGGGGAAACTCATTTCCACATACGGCACACTTGAGGGCCTTATCGAGAGGAAGGATGAGGTTGAGGGCAAGGTCGGCCGGAATCTAGCCTCCGGTGTGGATGCTATCCGATTGGCCCTGTCGCTGGTGACCCTTGACCGTGACGTTGATATTCACGTTACCATGGATGATCTTGCGGCCCGGGGGCCTGACGCGGAGTCCCTGCGGGCGATCTTTCAGGAACTCGGGTTTACCAGTCTCATCAAGGGGTTGGCATCGCAGACAAGCCTCAGTCGCGAGGGATACAGGATAATCGACAGCGAGGAGGAACTGATAGAGTTGGCCGGGCGTCTCCAGACGGCCGATCTCCTGGCGGTGGATACAGAAACAACCGACAAGGATCCCATGAAGGCTCGTCTGGTGGGTATCTCCCTCTCATGGGAACCCGGCATGGCTGCCTATATTCCCCTGACCCACTCCTATCTTGGGGCTCCCCGCCAGATCCCCGAACATCGGGCCATGGAGATTCTCGGCCCCGTTCTGGCTGATCCACACATCCACAAGGTTGGACAGAACATCAAGTACGACATGAAGGTTCTTGAGCGTTCAGGCTGGTCCCTTGAAGGCGTTCGATGGGATACGATGGTTGCCTCCTACCTGGTAAACCCTTCCAGACGATCCCACAGCCTTTCGGAGATATCCGCTGAGCGGCTCAGCCACACCATGATCTCCTACGACGATGTCACCGGGAAAGGAAAAAACCGGATTTCGTTTTCCGAGGTCCCGGTGGAGGAGGCCGGGATATACTCGTGTGAGGACGCCGACGTAACATTGAGAGCTCTGAAGCCCCTCATGGATGACCTCGAGAAGATAAAGCTTCTGGATCTTTTCCGGAACGTGGAGATGCCCCTGGTCCACGTCCTCAAGGAGATGGAAATGACCGGGGTTCTGCTGGATGCCCGGCTTCTTCAGGACCTGTCCTCGGGGCTTTCCGGCAAGCTCAGGGACCTGGAGGAAAAAATCCACATGGAGGCCGGCAGTCCCTTCAACATCGGTTCTCCAAAACAGCTTGCCCATGTTCTGTTCGAGGTCCTGCAGCTTCCGGTTCTCAAAAAAACCAAAACAGGATACTCAACAAACAGCGACGTCCTGCTGGAACTTTCCTTGAAACATCACCTGCCGGCCATGGTACTTGAGTACAGGAGCATGGCGAAACTCAAATCCACCTATCTTGATGCTCTTCCTGTGCTCATCCATCCGGAGACCGGGAGGGTACACACCTCGTTCAACCAGACCGCAACTGCCACGGGCAGGCTTTCAAGCTCCAATCCCAACCTGCAGAATATCCCGATTCGAACCCAGCTGGGCAGAAGGATACGACATGCCTTCATCGCACCTGAGGGAAGTTTCCTGTTGTCGGCGGACTACTCCCAGATCGAGCTGAGGATCCTCGCCCACCTTTCCGGGGACGCAGAGCTGTTGGAGGCATTCGGCAAGGGCGAGGACGTCCATGCCAGGACCGCCCGGCAGGTGCTCGGCGCCGGCGAGAGAGTGGAACCCGAGCTGAGAAGGCGGGCCAAGGTCATAAACTTCGGCATCATTTACGGGATGAGCGCATTCGGGCTGTCAAAGGAGCTTGGGGTCCATCCGAAGGAGGCCGCACAGATCATCGATGAATACTTTGGGGTCTATTCAGGGGTAAAAGCCTACATTGACCGGACGCTTGAGGAAGCCAGGACAAACGGGTATGTCGAGACCGCCATGAACCGGCGACGCTATATACCGGAGCTCTCGAGCAACAATCCGAACCAGAGGCAGCTCGGTGAACGGATGGCGGTAAACACCCCCATTCAGGGATCGGCGGCGGATCTCATCAAGGTGGCCATGATATCGATTCATCGGGAACTGGCGGAACGTACCCCCGAGGCAAGGATGATACTGCAGGTTCACGATGAACTGGTTTTCGAGGTACCCGAGGATCATCTTGCCCGGGCCTGCGAGATTGTCAGGGCCGGGATGGAAAATGCGGCAGCGCTCCGGGTTCCGCTTGTAGTCGATCTGGGAACAGGCGCCAACTGGGCGGATGCCCATTGA
- a CDS encoding 3 beta-hydroxysteroid dehydrogenase/Delta 5-->4-isomerase, with amino-acid sequence MINRDIRTCFVTGGTGFIGSHLVDHLLKQGVEVRCLVRRPSNLRWLAGRPVRIINGDLASEEALAEGVAGVDAVFHLAGLVAARNREEYFRVNAEGCRSLAKAVGQAGERDTVLVYVSSLAVSGPSEAEKALTEEEPPEPITSYGMSKLEGERALGAAGGRPVVIVRPPAVYGPRDREILPFFRMGNRGFFPLINAGARLSLVHVVDLARGIHRVACSGGAGETYFITGKEIVGISDMPRLLSGALGKKVRGIKVPSGLVSAVAGLSEAWGRVSGRMPVFNRDKARELAASGWVCSPAKALRDLSFQSEISIENGFSQTVQWYRENNWIS; translated from the coding sequence ATGATTAACCGGGATATCCGTACCTGTTTCGTTACCGGTGGAACAGGATTTATCGGAAGCCACCTGGTGGACCATCTTCTCAAACAGGGGGTAGAGGTACGGTGCCTGGTCAGGAGACCGTCCAATCTCAGGTGGCTGGCGGGGCGGCCCGTCCGTATTATAAACGGGGATCTTGCCTCTGAAGAGGCCTTGGCGGAAGGTGTAGCCGGGGTCGATGCGGTGTTTCACCTTGCTGGACTCGTTGCCGCGAGAAACCGGGAGGAATACTTCAGGGTTAACGCGGAAGGATGCCGGAGCCTGGCTAAGGCTGTTGGGCAGGCAGGGGAACGCGACACAGTCCTTGTCTACGTTTCAAGCCTGGCTGTTTCCGGGCCAAGCGAGGCGGAGAAAGCGCTTACAGAGGAGGAGCCACCGGAGCCCATCACTTCTTACGGGATGAGCAAGCTTGAGGGAGAAAGAGCTCTGGGGGCCGCCGGGGGCCGACCTGTTGTAATTGTCAGGCCCCCCGCAGTGTACGGTCCGAGAGACAGGGAAATTCTCCCCTTTTTCCGCATGGGAAACAGAGGGTTCTTTCCCCTCATTAACGCTGGAGCGCGCCTCAGCCTTGTTCATGTGGTGGACTTGGCCAGGGGAATACATCGGGTCGCATGCTCCGGCGGAGCCGGTGAGACCTACTTCATCACCGGAAAAGAGATCGTCGGGATTTCCGACATGCCTCGGCTGCTTTCGGGGGCTCTTGGAAAAAAAGTGAGAGGGATAAAGGTTCCATCTGGCCTGGTGAGCGCAGTAGCGGGCCTTTCCGAGGCGTGGGGAAGGGTCAGTGGCCGGATGCCTGTTTTTAACAGGGACAAGGCCAGGGAATTGGCTGCGTCCGGCTGGGTGTGCAGTCCTGCCAAAGCGCTGAGAGATCTTTCGTTCCAGTCTGAGATCAGCATTGAGAATGGTTTTTCGCAGACAGTTCAATGGTACAGGGAGAACAACTGGATCAGTTAA
- the bioF gene encoding 8-amino-7-oxononanoate synthase: protein MGIFNKCYQLERLQQAREAGLYPYFRVIESQQDPEVVIDGKKVIMCGSNNYLGLTSHPRVKEAAIAATRKYGTGCAGSRFLNGTLDIHVELEEKLATFFRKEAALVFATGYQTNLGVISALVGRGDVAVSDRQNHASIVDGCKLSYGEIRKFRHNDMEDLDRILESEQDRNKLIIVDGVFSMEGDIAPLPEIIAMKKKHDFGIMVDDAHGVGVLGESGRGTSEHFGLEDEVDVIMGTYSKSLATIGGFVAASNDIVDYLKHTSRSMIFSASLSPGSVAAVSAALDIIDEEPERRERLWNHTNRMMEGFRSCGFNVGRAATPIIPIVVGDDLLAFKMSLMLLEEGVFTNPVVSPATPLDRALIRTSYMATHTEAQLDRVIDAFVKVGRAVGLIE from the coding sequence GTGGGAATTTTCAACAAATGTTATCAGCTCGAACGGCTCCAGCAGGCGCGAGAGGCTGGTCTGTACCCCTACTTCAGGGTTATCGAGTCGCAGCAGGACCCGGAAGTTGTAATAGACGGTAAAAAGGTGATCATGTGCGGTTCCAACAACTACCTGGGTCTTACCTCCCATCCCAGGGTAAAGGAGGCCGCCATCGCAGCAACCAGGAAATACGGCACCGGATGTGCCGGCTCACGTTTTCTCAACGGGACCCTGGACATCCACGTCGAGCTGGAGGAAAAACTTGCAACGTTTTTCCGCAAGGAAGCCGCTCTGGTTTTTGCAACCGGTTATCAGACTAACCTCGGAGTTATCTCGGCGCTTGTGGGCAGGGGCGATGTAGCTGTCAGTGATCGTCAGAATCACGCCTCAATCGTGGATGGATGCAAGTTGAGCTATGGAGAGATAAGAAAGTTTCGCCACAACGACATGGAGGATCTTGACCGGATTCTGGAGAGTGAACAGGATCGGAACAAACTGATCATCGTTGACGGTGTATTTTCCATGGAGGGTGATATCGCCCCCCTTCCTGAAATTATCGCAATGAAGAAGAAACACGATTTCGGGATCATGGTGGACGATGCCCACGGTGTGGGTGTCCTGGGTGAGTCCGGAAGAGGAACCAGTGAACACTTCGGGCTGGAGGATGAGGTTGACGTCATTATGGGGACCTACAGCAAATCCCTGGCGACCATCGGCGGGTTTGTGGCGGCCTCCAATGACATAGTGGATTACCTGAAACACACCAGCCGCTCCATGATCTTTTCCGCCAGTCTGAGCCCGGGCAGTGTCGCAGCGGTAAGCGCGGCTTTGGACATTATTGATGAGGAACCCGAACGCCGGGAGAGGTTGTGGAATCACACGAACAGGATGATGGAGGGGTTCCGGTCCTGCGGTTTTAACGTGGGCCGCGCTGCCACCCCCATTATCCCGATCGTGGTAGGGGATGATCTCCTCGCTTTCAAGATGAGCCTCATGCTTCTTGAGGAAGGTGTATTCACCAACCCGGTGGTCAGCCCCGCCACTCCGCTGGACAGGGCCCTCATCCGTACCAGCTATATGGCCACCCACACGGAGGCCCAGCTCGACAGGGTCATCGACGCCTTCGTGAAGGTTGGACGGGCCGTAGGGTTGATTGAGTAG
- the ubiE_1 gene encoding demethylmenaquinone methyltransferase yields the protein MTKEHKQGSQSIRRMFSSIAGRYDLLNHILSLGVDIRWRKELAKEVPGPARSPILDLATGTGDVALTLVQELTEEVKVVGADFTVPMLDQASVKVGARGKGRIALTAGDAMALPFPDDTFGAVTIAFGLRNLPDRLGGLDEMFRVLRPGGRVIVLELSPIDHGLLGPLFHFYFHHILPVLGGVISGRARAYRYLPNSVDSFPSPKALGEEMSGAGFGQVRFRSLTLGIAFLHVGEKPD from the coding sequence GTGACCAAGGAACACAAACAGGGTTCCCAATCCATTAGAAGGATGTTCTCGTCCATAGCCGGACGTTATGATCTGCTTAACCACATCCTGAGCCTGGGGGTAGATATCCGCTGGCGAAAGGAGCTGGCCAAAGAGGTGCCCGGGCCAGCGAGGTCCCCCATCCTGGACCTCGCGACCGGGACCGGCGACGTGGCTTTGACCCTGGTCCAGGAACTAACGGAGGAGGTGAAAGTCGTGGGGGCTGATTTCACTGTTCCCATGCTCGATCAGGCTTCGGTAAAGGTGGGGGCGAGGGGCAAAGGGAGGATCGCCCTCACTGCGGGCGATGCCATGGCCCTGCCGTTTCCGGACGACACCTTCGGCGCTGTCACCATCGCCTTCGGCCTGCGCAACCTGCCCGACCGGCTGGGTGGGCTCGATGAAATGTTCCGGGTTCTCAGGCCGGGTGGCCGCGTCATCGTCCTGGAATTATCCCCAATAGACCATGGGCTCTTGGGCCCACTCTTTCATTTCTACTTCCACCACATACTCCCCGTTCTCGGAGGCGTCATTTCCGGCCGGGCAAGGGCATACCGCTATCTTCCAAACTCGGTGGACTCCTTTCCAAGCCCAAAAGCCTTGGGCGAAGAGATGTCCGGAGCCGGTTTCGGGCAGGTGCGGTTCCGCTCCCTCACCCTCGGCATCGCCTTCCTTCATGTCGGGGAAAAGCCGGATTGA
- the yccM_2 gene encoding putative electron transport protein YccM, with protein sequence MRNIFRFQKEGNNTATLFCGSLPLMERGVTIGPVPKFQHLKTSASRGNFYRKVSQWGFLFWCVYIGIRFGIFVHLYRIGSTPGFSRPPSVEAFLPIGSLVGLKNLFITGVIHPVHPAGVVLLVTFFGMSLAAKKSFCSFICPVGTLSEQLWKGGEKLFGRTWHLPAWVDIPLRSAKYLLLYFFIIILFKMPVAGILPFLNGPYWAVADVKMLDFFVHISSLAAGVILILAALSLPMKNFWCRYLCPYGALVGLLSLASPWKIRRNHENCTECGSCARACPSHLPVNRKKVIRSVECTGCLTCVSNCPGDEALAMSLPFWENPLPAWAFPSFVLFLFALGVGWGMATGHWQTTLTPADYRTLIPLAPLLSH encoded by the coding sequence ATGAGAAATATCTTCCGGTTCCAAAAAGAGGGGAACAACACGGCGACCCTCTTTTGTGGCTCATTGCCGCTGATGGAAAGGGGTGTAACAATCGGCCCGGTGCCCAAGTTTCAACATCTCAAAACTTCAGCCTCCAGGGGGAATTTTTACAGGAAGGTAAGCCAGTGGGGCTTTCTTTTCTGGTGTGTTTACATCGGGATTCGCTTCGGAATTTTCGTCCACCTGTACCGCATTGGAAGCACCCCTGGCTTCTCCAGACCTCCATCGGTGGAAGCTTTTCTCCCCATCGGGTCACTTGTCGGCCTCAAGAATCTTTTTATAACCGGAGTTATCCACCCCGTTCATCCCGCAGGTGTTGTCCTTCTCGTGACCTTTTTCGGGATGAGCCTTGCCGCAAAGAAATCCTTCTGTTCCTTCATCTGCCCTGTGGGCACCTTGTCCGAGCAGCTCTGGAAGGGGGGAGAAAAACTGTTCGGCCGCACCTGGCATCTTCCGGCTTGGGTCGACATCCCCCTGAGATCAGCAAAATACCTTCTTCTTTATTTTTTTATTATCATTCTTTTCAAAATGCCCGTTGCCGGTATCCTTCCATTTCTAAACGGCCCGTATTGGGCGGTGGCCGACGTCAAGATGCTCGATTTTTTCGTACACATATCTTCGCTTGCTGCCGGAGTTATTCTGATCCTCGCTGCCCTGTCCCTCCCCATGAAGAATTTCTGGTGCCGGTATCTGTGCCCCTACGGCGCCCTTGTAGGGCTGCTTTCTCTGGCAAGCCCGTGGAAAATACGCCGAAACCATGAAAACTGCACCGAATGCGGGTCATGCGCCCGGGCGTGCCCGTCCCACCTCCCCGTTAACCGGAAAAAAGTGATCCGCTCGGTTGAATGCACCGGGTGCCTCACCTGTGTCAGCAATTGTCCCGGGGATGAAGCACTGGCCATGTCCCTGCCGTTCTGGGAAAACCCCCTGCCGGCCTGGGCCTTCCCCTCCTTTGTCCTGTTCCTTTTCGCCCTGGGGGTAGGATGGGGGATGGCGACGGGGCATTGGCAGACGACCCTCACTCCGGCAGATTACAGGACCCTAATCCCCCTGGCCCCCTTGCTTTCCCATTAA
- the thiC gene encoding phosphomethylpyrimidine synthase, protein MSTQRIAALEGRTTEVMRQVAKDEGVSTGLVIEALAAGTAAIPANPAHTSLKPKGVGGPFTVKVNANFGTSLACNDPDQELLKLEAAIDAGADAIMDLSTGGDMEGLRKEIIRRSTVPVGTVPIYDAAVRAYERDGDPSFITPDDVFDAVRRHAEAGVDFVTLHCGVTRSAVAKVRSSDRVTRIVSRGGSLLAAWMEREEKENPLYTHYDDLLAILREHDVTISLGDGLRPGSLSDATDPAQIEELVTLGELTTRAWDAGVQVMVEGPGHIPLHQIEANVVLQKALCHGAPFYVLGPLVTDIGAGYDHITGAIGGAIAGMAGADFLCYVTPAEHIGLPNLDDVRRGVVATRIAAHAVDIARGNQRAIDRDAAMSRCRVTLDWQGQMDQALDPVEFKRRFADHPDMEDVCSMCGKLCAMKVFS, encoded by the coding sequence ATGAGCACCCAGAGAATTGCCGCCCTTGAAGGGCGCACCACGGAAGTAATGAGACAGGTTGCCAAGGACGAGGGAGTCTCCACGGGCCTGGTGATCGAGGCCCTTGCCGCCGGGACGGCCGCCATCCCGGCCAACCCTGCCCATACCTCCCTGAAGCCGAAAGGGGTTGGGGGACCGTTTACCGTCAAGGTGAATGCCAACTTCGGAACCAGCCTGGCATGCAACGACCCGGATCAGGAACTCCTTAAGCTGGAAGCGGCTATCGATGCCGGCGCCGACGCAATCATGGATCTTTCCACGGGCGGTGACATGGAGGGATTGCGGAAGGAGATCATCAGGCGTTCCACCGTTCCGGTTGGGACCGTTCCAATCTATGACGCGGCAGTGCGCGCCTACGAGAGGGATGGGGACCCGTCCTTTATAACTCCAGACGATGTGTTCGACGCTGTAAGGAGACACGCGGAAGCCGGGGTTGATTTCGTGACCCTGCACTGCGGCGTCACCAGGTCTGCGGTGGCGAAGGTTCGCAGTTCAGACCGGGTGACCCGCATAGTCAGCCGTGGTGGATCGCTTCTCGCCGCGTGGATGGAGAGGGAAGAGAAGGAGAATCCGCTATACACTCATTACGACGACCTGCTGGCGATCCTGCGGGAACACGACGTAACGATCAGCCTCGGTGACGGGCTTCGCCCCGGAAGCCTTTCCGACGCCACCGATCCGGCCCAGATAGAGGAACTCGTCACCCTGGGGGAACTGACCACCAGGGCCTGGGATGCCGGTGTCCAGGTGATGGTTGAGGGGCCCGGTCACATCCCCCTGCACCAGATTGAGGCAAACGTCGTGCTCCAGAAGGCGTTGTGCCATGGGGCCCCCTTCTACGTCCTCGGACCGCTGGTGACCGACATTGGAGCCGGGTACGATCATATTACCGGGGCCATCGGCGGCGCCATAGCAGGTATGGCCGGGGCCGACTTTCTCTGCTACGTAACTCCCGCCGAGCACATCGGCCTGCCCAATCTGGACGACGTACGGCGCGGGGTCGTGGCCACGCGTATAGCCGCCCATGCCGTGGACATTGCCAGGGGCAACCAACGAGCCATTGACCGGGACGCTGCCATGTCGCGATGCCGGGTAACGCTTGATTGGCAGGGACAGATGGACCAGGCGCTTGATCCGGTGGAGTTCAAACGGAGGTTCGCCGATCACCCGGATATGGAGGACGTCTGTTCCATGTGCGGGAAGCTCTGCGCCATGAAAGTTTTCAGCTGA
- the nhaX gene encoding stress response protein NhaX, which yields MYKNILIPTDGSEFCGVAAAEGIQLAKTLGATVTAVHVTLKLSVFEILDVYKPEILWSSHDAEKTQNAMAHVEEGTKVLADKFLSQVEKMANAAGVPCEKVYMPRESPAEGIIKVADRHGCDLIFMASHGRTGLAGELLGSVTKKVLAYSKIPVLVRTSRK from the coding sequence ATGTACAAGAATATCCTGATACCGACGGATGGATCCGAGTTTTGTGGCGTGGCGGCAGCGGAGGGTATACAGCTTGCCAAAACCCTTGGCGCCACAGTCACGGCGGTTCACGTTACCCTGAAACTTTCCGTCTTTGAAATCCTCGACGTATACAAACCGGAAATCCTGTGGAGCTCCCATGATGCCGAAAAGACCCAGAACGCCATGGCTCACGTCGAGGAAGGGACCAAGGTTCTGGCTGATAAGTTCCTGTCCCAGGTCGAAAAGATGGCCAACGCCGCCGGCGTCCCCTGTGAGAAGGTTTATATGCCCAGGGAATCGCCCGCTGAGGGGATCATCAAGGTGGCGGACCGTCATGGCTGTGACCTCATTTTTATGGCATCACACGGCAGGACGGGCCTTGCAGGTGAGCTTCTGGGGTCCGTAACGAAAAAGGTCCTCGCTTATTCCAAAATCCCTGTCCTGGTTCGAACCAGCCGAAAGTAA